In Pyrus communis chromosome 1, drPyrComm1.1, whole genome shotgun sequence, the following are encoded in one genomic region:
- the LOC137711997 gene encoding L-ascorbate oxidase-like yields MPSNLICSTEFDYVLFSTVDQKKLRNYITKLKRKAIKQNQHFINFKNLVCSSKTEMAEHLQRNHGVVFKSAVALLVCVLCLIIEVPVVEGRIRHYKWELKYEYKSPDCFKKLVITVNGLSPGPTIRAQQGDTIIVEVTNSLGTENTAIHWHGIRQIGTPWYDGTEGVTQCPILPGDTFKYQFVVDRPGTYLYHAHYGMQREAGIYGSIRVALRDGESEPFAYDYDRSIILNDWYHKSTYEHAVGLSAPNSKFAFVGEPQSLLIQGKGRFNCSSLTTPSLDPSVCNASNPECSPYAMTMVPGKTYRLRIASLTALSALSFEIEGHNMTVVEADGHNVEPFVVKNLFLYSGETYSVLVKADQDPSRNYWITTNVVSRNATTPPGLGIFNYYPNHPRRSPPSVPPAGPAWNNVRARLDQSLAIKARQGFIHTPPATSDRVIVLLNTQNTVNGVVRWSVNNVSFNHPHTPYLIALKENLTDTFDQTPPPDGYDFVNYDIYKVQNNTNGTTSNGIYRLKFNTTVDIILQNANTRNPNNSETHPWHLHGHDFWVLGHGEGKFDMFNDPKKYNLVNPIMKNTVPVHLYGWTALRFKADNPGAWAFHCHIESHFYMGMGVVFESGIDKVGKLPSSIMGCGETRGVRP; encoded by the exons ATGCCCAGTAATTTAATTTGTTCAACCGAGTTTGATTATGTCTTATTTAGCACAGTTGACCAAAAAAAGCTCAGAAACTATATAACGAAGCTGAAGCGGAAAGCAATCAAACAAAACCAACATTTCATCAACTTCAAAAATTTAGTCTGCAGTTCCAAGACAGAAATGGCTGAGCATTTACAGAGAAATCACGGTGTCGTTTTTAAATCGGCGGTGGCTCTGTTGGTATGTGTTCTGTGCTTGATTATTGAGGTTCCAGTTGTGGAGGGTAGAATTAGGCATTACAAATGGGAGCTCAAGTACGAGTACAAGTCCCCTGACTGCTTCAAGAAACTGGTTATAACCGTCAATGGATTAAGTCCTGGACCGACCATACGTGCCCAGCAGGGCGACACAATCATCGTTGAGGTTACTAACAGTCTCGGGACAGAAAATACCGCCATACATTGGCACGGAATCCGACAG ATTGGAACACCGTGGTATGATGGAACCGAAGGGGTGACTCAGTGTCCAATACTGCCTGGAGATACCTTCAAATATCAGTTTGTGGTTGATAGG CCTGGGACATACCTGTACCATGCCCATTACGGAATGCAAAGAGAAGCTGGCATATACGGTTCAATCCGCGTAGCACTTCGAGATGGAGAATCCGAGCCCTTTGCTTACGATTATGATCGAAGCATCATACTCAACGACTGGTACCACAAAAGCACTTACGAACATGCCGTTGGGCTGTCCGCGCCCAATTCTAagtttgcctttgttggggaACCTCAG TCGCTTCTGATACAAGGTAAAGGAAGATTCAACTGCTCTTCCCTGACCACTCCAAGCTTGGATCCCAGTGTTTGTAACGCAAGCAACCCCGAATGCTCTCCTTATGCAATGACAATGGTCCCCGGCAAAACTTACCGACTCAGAATTGCTAGCTTGACTGCTCTATCAGCCCTCAGTTTCGAAATAGAG GGCCATAACATGACGGTGGTGGAAGCGGACGGGCATAACGTTGAGCCATTCGTCGTAAAGAACCTCTTCTTATATTCCGGTGAGACATACTCTGTGCTAGTAAAAGCAGACCAAGACCCTTCAAGAAACTATTGGATCACAACCAATGTGGTTAGCCGCAATGCCACCACGCCACCAGGTTTGGGCATTTTCAATTACTATCCAAACCATCCTCGGAGGTCTCCTCCATCCGTACCACCAGCAGGCCCTGCTTGGAACAACGTTCGCGCTCGACTGGATCAAAGTCTTGCCATTAAGGCACGCCAAGGCTTCATCCACACGCCTCCTGCAACTTCAGACAGAGTGATTGTCCTTCTCAACACACAAAACACCGTCAACGGCGTTGTCCGGTGGTCGGTGAACAATGTGTCCTTCAATCACCCTCACACGCCTTATCTGATTGCCCTCAAAGAGAATTTAACCGACACATTTGATCAAACACCTCCACCCGATGGGTATGACTTTGTAAATTACGACATTTACAAAGTACAAAACAACACAAATGGAACCACAAGCAATGGAATTTACAGGCTCAAGTTCAATACAACAGTGGACATAATACTGCAAAATGCAAACACCAGGAACCCAAACAACAGCGAGACGCATCCATGGCATCTTCACGGACACGATTTTTGGGTGCTCGGACACGGAGAGGGAAAGTTTGACATGTTCAATGACCCAAAAAAGTACAATTTGGTGAATCCAATCATGAAGAACACGGTGCCGGTTCATCTTTACGGATGGACAGCATTGAGGTTCAAGGCAGACAATCCAGGGGCGTGGGCGTTTCATTGCCACATAGAGTCTCATTTCTACATGGGAATGGGTGTGGTGTTTGAATCAGGCATCGATAAGGTGGGAAAACTGCCTTCCTCCATTATGGGCTGTGGTGAAACCAGAGGAGTCCGGCCATAG